A single window of Granulibacter bethesdensis DNA harbors:
- the ruvC gene encoding crossover junction endodeoxyribonuclease RuvC — protein sequence MLSASPPAQATVRMLGIDPGLRFTGWGVIEATGNRLRHIADGVIATDSTESVPARLRVLHDTLTSLLVTYHPDEAAVEETYVNRNGTATLKLGYARGVALLAPALRNVPVAEYGAKAVKLAVVGTGGATKDQVQMMVQRLLPGATLKRADAADALAVAICHAHHRASRSAWARGAVMA from the coding sequence ATGCTGTCAGCTTCTCCTCCTGCTCAGGCAACGGTCCGGATGCTCGGCATTGATCCGGGCCTGCGCTTTACCGGCTGGGGGGTGATCGAGGCGACCGGAAACCGTTTGCGCCATATCGCCGATGGCGTGATTGCAACGGACAGCACCGAGAGTGTTCCAGCCCGGCTGCGTGTTCTGCATGATACCTTGACCAGCCTGCTGGTTACGTATCATCCGGATGAGGCGGCGGTCGAGGAAACCTATGTCAACCGCAACGGCACGGCGACGCTGAAGCTGGGCTATGCGCGGGGTGTGGCGCTGTTGGCTCCGGCCCTGAGAAATGTGCCCGTTGCGGAATATGGTGCCAAGGCTGTGAAACTTGCCGTGGTCGGGACAGGGGGTGCCACCAAGGATCAGGTGCAGATGATGGTGCAGCGCCTGCTGCCCGGCGCCACGCTGAAACGGGCCGATGCGGCGGATGCGCTGGCGGTGGCAATCTGCCATGCTCATCACCGGGCCAGCCGTTCCGCATGGGCGCGCGGTGCTGTGATGGCGTGA
- the ruvA gene encoding Holliday junction branch migration protein RuvA produces the protein MIGRLTGLVDGLEEDRCLIDVNGVGYVVHASSRTLAALPRAPEVARVLIETQVREDAITLFGFVDTAERDWFRLLTTVQGVGAKVGLSILSALSAGDLISALMAGNQRALTRANGVGPRLAARIVSELKDKVGAMPSGPMTIGGMGAVSAPAGGVEQDTLSALLNLGYRRPEALAAIRRVRDALGEEAGLDAILRQCLRELAPG, from the coding sequence ATGATCGGTCGCCTCACCGGGCTGGTGGACGGGCTAGAGGAGGACCGCTGCCTGATCGACGTCAATGGCGTGGGTTATGTGGTTCATGCATCCTCCCGCACGCTGGCGGCGCTGCCCCGTGCGCCGGAGGTGGCTCGGGTGCTGATCGAAACGCAGGTGCGGGAAGATGCGATCACCCTGTTCGGCTTTGTCGACACGGCAGAGCGGGACTGGTTCCGCCTGCTGACCACCGTGCAGGGGGTCGGGGCCAAAGTGGGGCTGAGCATCCTGTCAGCCTTGTCTGCAGGTGATCTGATTTCGGCGCTGATGGCTGGTAATCAGCGTGCCTTGACCCGCGCCAATGGCGTGGGACCAAGACTGGCGGCACGGATTGTCTCGGAATTGAAAGACAAGGTGGGTGCTATGCCCTCCGGCCCGATGACGATCGGCGGCATGGGGGCGGTCAGTGCTCCCGCAGGCGGTGTGGAGCAGGATACGTTATCGGCGCTGCTCAATCTCGGCTACCGCAGGCCGGAAGCACTGGCGGCAATCCGCCGGGTGCGGGATGCGTTGGGCGAGGAGGCAGGGCTTGATGCCATCCTTCGCCAGTGCCTGCGGGAGCTTGCACCTGGTTGA
- the bluB gene encoding 5,6-dimethylbenzimidazole synthase, protein MTDQVSFDSAFRQELHRLLRWRRDVRHFRREPLPADTLPRLLAEACLAPSVGLSEPWRFVLVDDAARRAAIRANFEISNADALSALHSDGKESRARLYARLKLAGLDDAPVHLAVFCEPDPEQGHGLGRKTMPETLAYSTVMAIHTFWLAARAEGVGVGWVSILDPEPINALLDVPAHWQLIGYLCVGYPVKESETPELEEVGWDHARRDAGLLHR, encoded by the coding sequence ATGACCGATCAGGTCTCTTTCGATTCCGCCTTCAGGCAGGAATTGCATCGTCTTTTGCGCTGGCGTCGCGATGTGCGCCATTTCCGCCGCGAGCCCTTGCCAGCGGATACTCTGCCTCGCCTGCTGGCCGAGGCATGTCTTGCCCCTTCCGTCGGGTTGAGCGAACCATGGCGCTTTGTACTGGTCGATGATGCAGCCCGCCGGGCCGCAATCCGTGCCAATTTCGAAATCAGCAATGCCGATGCCCTGTCAGCCCTGCACAGCGATGGCAAGGAATCGCGCGCACGGCTTTACGCACGGCTTAAGCTGGCTGGACTGGACGATGCGCCGGTTCATCTCGCAGTATTCTGCGAGCCTGATCCCGAACAGGGGCATGGTTTGGGGCGAAAGACCATGCCGGAAACCCTCGCCTACTCCACCGTGATGGCCATTCACACCTTCTGGCTGGCGGCAAGGGCGGAAGGGGTGGGCGTCGGCTGGGTGTCCATTCTCGACCCCGAGCCGATCAATGCCCTGCTGGATGTCCCTGCCCATTGGCAGCTGATTGGTTATCTGTGTGTCGGCTATCCGGTGAAGGAGAGTGAAACACCGGAACTGGAAGAGGTCGGCTGGGATCATGCAAGGCGCGATGCAGGGCTGCTGCATCGCTGA